A region of Deltaproteobacteria bacterium DNA encodes the following proteins:
- a CDS encoding tetratricopeptide repeat protein, translated as MSYIHEALKKAQKDKDILAGKFGSIWSNRYGRHVLIRERLVSACIILAAIGFSAYTWLHSVGQLSSGNEKKLAVDQSAAKPPDLLSHHTPRVLPSDEASLNSQGPQVRKKPTNRALPAQKRVIKEAEKPPQALRRDPRPDNSATLYSQALALQKEGRLQEARKLYEAALQCSPDLVSALNNLGAIYIKEKNIAAARKVFEKAIRIDANYVDPYYNLACLHALQNDVGRSLFYLKKAVSVDEAARKWAETDEDLLNLRGHIEYEKIVKGAQKS; from the coding sequence ATGAGCTACATCCATGAAGCCTTAAAAAAGGCCCAGAAGGATAAGGACATTCTTGCCGGCAAGTTCGGCAGTATCTGGTCGAATCGATACGGCCGTCATGTCCTCATACGAGAGCGCTTGGTCTCAGCCTGCATCATTCTCGCTGCTATTGGCTTCTCAGCTTATACGTGGTTACATTCGGTCGGTCAGCTATCTTCGGGCAATGAGAAAAAACTCGCTGTTGATCAAAGCGCGGCAAAGCCCCCTGATCTTCTCAGCCATCACACGCCCCGCGTATTGCCCTCAGACGAAGCTTCTTTGAACTCGCAAGGCCCTCAGGTCAGAAAGAAACCAACGAACAGGGCCTTGCCTGCCCAAAAGAGGGTAATAAAGGAGGCAGAAAAACCACCTCAGGCCTTGAGAAGAGATCCAAGGCCCGATAATTCTGCCACATTATATAGCCAAGCCTTGGCCCTTCAGAAAGAGGGGCGACTCCAGGAAGCAAGAAAACTGTACGAAGCCGCTTTACAATGTTCCCCTGATCTTGTTTCTGCGTTGAACAATCTGGGAGCAATCTATATAAAGGAAAAAAACATTGCCGCTGCCCGGAAAGTCTTTGAAAAGGCTATACGGATAGACGCCAACTATGTAGACCCTTATTACAATCTTGCATGCCTTCATGCCCTGCAAAATGATGTCGGGCGAAGCCTGTTTTACCTCAAAAAGGCGGTTTCTGTGGATGAAGCGGCCCGGAAATGGGCAGAGACGGATGAAGATTTGCTGAACTTGCGTGGACATATCGAATATGAAAAGATCGTCAAGGGCGCACAAAAGTCTTAG
- a CDS encoding AAA family ATPase yields the protein MYTAYFGVEENPFNLTPDQRYLFLSHHHTRALDHMLYGINERKGFIVISGGIGTGKTTLCRALLNQLHASTKTALVFNTSISEIELLETINQEFGIDTGSTRKTKKELTDILNEFLLENFRQGHNAVLVVDEAQNLSPLLLEQLRMLSNLETEKEKLLQIVLVGQPELMNLLASPALRQLNERITVRYVLKPLDRGAVQNYVEHRLIVAGSRGNVRLTTGAFSAIYAYSQGNPRRINAACDRALLIAYCKDEFTIGKKTIRRAIDDIRGDFKQYHTRAALLQSKLAPAAAVMLMAFIVANFGGWGFREQLSGLFSAIGKVAAVQSKVFVHSPAESKEAPLIQKKPFVRKPIESRKMAGELTLDERTSLARLFRLFSVQDAQSGYATGEVYPGVFSFEGDPELYRMFLKPFRIRIRLEGADEASYLLIREVTTGGAIALDPDGKERPVTDDFILAHWDGDMSWVYPYEHMSGKMTEGMTGLGVLKVQQMLQQIGYSVEPRGVYNTTTSEEVMRFQLNFGLTPDGIVDTPTRALLYQMTG from the coding sequence ATGTATACGGCCTACTTCGGTGTTGAGGAAAACCCTTTCAATCTGACGCCGGACCAAAGATATCTGTTTCTGAGTCACCATCACACCCGGGCTCTGGACCACATGCTTTACGGCATCAACGAAAGAAAGGGCTTTATTGTCATTTCCGGCGGCATCGGCACGGGCAAGACCACCTTGTGCCGGGCGCTGCTCAATCAGTTGCATGCATCAACAAAGACTGCTCTGGTGTTTAACACGTCTATTTCAGAGATTGAACTCCTGGAAACAATCAACCAGGAGTTCGGCATAGATACAGGCAGCACAAGAAAAACCAAGAAGGAGCTGACTGACATCCTCAATGAGTTCCTCTTGGAGAATTTCAGGCAGGGGCATAATGCGGTTCTGGTGGTTGATGAAGCCCAAAATCTGTCGCCACTCCTTCTGGAGCAGTTGAGGATGTTGTCCAACCTGGAAACTGAAAAGGAGAAACTGCTCCAGATCGTTCTCGTGGGACAGCCGGAACTAATGAACCTTCTGGCATCCCCGGCCCTCAGACAACTAAACGAGCGCATCACAGTCCGATACGTGCTCAAGCCATTGGATCGTGGCGCGGTGCAGAATTACGTGGAACATCGGCTGATCGTTGCCGGCAGTCGAGGCAACGTGAGGCTTACAACTGGAGCCTTCAGCGCAATATATGCTTACTCTCAGGGAAATCCCAGACGGATTAATGCGGCCTGCGATCGTGCCCTTCTCATTGCGTACTGCAAAGACGAATTTACGATCGGAAAGAAAACGATTCGTAGGGCTATTGACGATATCCGGGGCGATTTCAAACAGTATCACACAAGAGCTGCATTGTTGCAAAGCAAGCTTGCCCCGGCAGCAGCAGTTATGCTGATGGCGTTCATCGTAGCTAACTTCGGGGGATGGGGTTTCAGGGAGCAGCTTTCAGGCTTGTTCTCAGCCATAGGAAAAGTGGCTGCCGTACAAAGCAAGGTCTTTGTGCACAGCCCCGCAGAGTCTAAAGAAGCCCCTTTGATACAAAAAAAACCGTTCGTAAGAAAACCAATAGAAAGCCGGAAAATGGCTGGCGAGTTAACTCTTGATGAGCGAACCAGCCTTGCGCGGCTTTTCAGGCTTTTCAGTGTGCAGGACGCCCAAAGCGGTTATGCTACGGGCGAAGTGTACCCCGGGGTTTTTTCCTTCGAGGGTGATCCTGAACTCTATCGCATGTTTCTAAAGCCTTTTCGCATACGGATAAGGCTGGAAGGTGCAGATGAGGCCAGTTATCTATTGATCCGTGAGGTGACAACCGGCGGAGCCATTGCTCTTGACCCGGATGGCAAGGAGCGGCCGGTTACTGATGATTTTATCCTGGCCCATTGGGACGGAGATATGTCCTGGGTATATCCCTATGAACACATGAGTGGGAAGATGACCGAGGGGATGACTGGTCTCGGTGTCCTGAAGGTACAACAAATGCTTCAGCAGATTGGGTATTCTGTTGAACCCAGAGGCGTTTATAACACCACGACGTCTGAGGAGGTCATGAGATTCCAACTCAATTTCGGCTTGACGCCCGACGGGATTGTGGATACCCCCACGAGGGCGTTATTGTATCAGATGACGGGTTAG
- a CDS encoding PDZ domain-containing protein, which yields MLLSRYYTLINLLVLSVVIYCGVDIFYTFAGSRFTEVKVERVTTEHIEKTTRPGKRPSSDHYSSAINRDLFGVVEDSVDKFGELKMEDLEPTALNISLLGTVSGDHDSAVAVIQEKAKRTQALYKEGDTIQNATISKILRGKVILRVGDKNQILTMEEKSTSSTPRTRPTPARARPGPGSTITLDRETVANSLENIGDLLSQVRVRPHYKNGKADGLMLSQVKPNTIFTKLGLRNGDIIQSVDGEQIESPDEIMDFYEDLKSGSSVSLEVMRRGQKKSLTYRFK from the coding sequence ATGTTGCTCAGTCGTTACTATACGCTTATTAATCTCTTGGTCTTAAGTGTGGTTATTTACTGCGGTGTGGACATTTTCTATACTTTCGCAGGTTCCAGATTCACCGAGGTAAAAGTGGAGCGGGTTACGACTGAACATATCGAGAAGACGACACGCCCGGGGAAAAGACCCTCTTCTGACCATTATAGCTCGGCTATCAACAGAGACCTGTTCGGAGTTGTCGAGGATTCTGTTGACAAATTCGGAGAGCTCAAGATGGAAGATCTTGAACCCACGGCCTTGAACATATCCCTCCTCGGCACAGTGAGCGGCGACCACGATAGCGCTGTGGCCGTTATCCAGGAAAAGGCCAAGAGAACGCAAGCCCTTTACAAGGAGGGCGATACAATCCAAAATGCCACAATCTCAAAGATCCTCAGGGGCAAGGTCATCCTGCGGGTTGGTGACAAGAATCAGATTCTGACAATGGAAGAAAAGTCCACATCATCCACACCAAGAACAAGACCAACGCCCGCTCGTGCCAGACCCGGGCCCGGTTCGACTATTACCCTAGATCGTGAAACAGTGGCGAATTCTCTTGAAAATATCGGCGACCTCCTCTCCCAGGTCCGTGTGCGACCTCATTACAAAAATGGTAAGGCAGACGGGCTGATGTTGAGCCAGGTGAAGCCCAATACCATATTCACGAAACTGGGTCTTAGAAACGGTGATATCATTCAGAGTGTCGATGGAGAGCAAATCGAGAGTCCCGACGAAATCATGGACTTCTACGAAGACCTGAAATCAGGTTCTTCCGTATCTCTGGAGGTTATGCGAAGAGGGCAGAAAAAAAGTCTGACTTACAGATTCAAATAG